A single window of Sphingobacteriales bacterium DNA harbors:
- a CDS encoding leucine--tRNA ligase, with the protein MIYNFNEIEDKARQIWNYDDKEKSAYMVENNFSKPKYYVLDMFPYPSGAGLHVGHPLGYIFSDIVARYKRMQGFNVLHPMGFDAFGLPAEQYAIQTGQHPEITTQKNIETYRAQLRKIGFSYDWSREISTCEPSYYKHTQWIFLQLYNSIYCVNNQCAYSIDVLIKHFEEHGNHNNTAYTNVDVPAFTADEWKNYTALEKQNILMDYRLAYQKDSLVNWCPALGTVLANDEIVNGVSERGGHPVEKKKMSQWFLRITAYAERLLAGLDTLEWTDAMKEMQRNWIGKSKGAMVSFQLENHDETIDVFTTRVDTIFGVTFLVIAPEHELVKKITTDEYKNQIEEYIKIAGAKSDLERQAEVKETSGQFTGAYVLHPFTNEKVPVFIADYVLAGYGTGAVMAVPSGDQRDWLFAKKYNLPIVAILDAQKNIEEEADATKEGAYINSDFINGMNYNDATNTLIEKLVAQKIGYGKIQYRMRDAGYSRQRYWGEPFPIYYDENGIIHTVENLPVALPQVESYKPTGTGESPLATATNWVHQFGDNTKMETDTMPGYAGSSWYFLRYMDPNNQSDVVDFKVQDYWQNVDLYVGGSEHAVGHLLYSRFWHKFLKDIGKVSTEEPFKKMVNQGMIGGRSLLTKVGQIKNVKLALHIPVNIAPNDKLSKDNFVKLKSEDNRFENIAIDDIAWETDKDGNQFITLDMQFEKMSKRYLNVVNPDDMVAQYGSDTFRMYEMFLGPIDTAKPWDTNGISGVANFLRKFWRLFYDDMGNQKFVDTAATQDELKILHKCIKKINQDIEHLSLNTCISTFMICVNDLSKLKTVSKSTLLELLKLISPFAPHTAEVLWSNCGAAGFVIDATYPTHDEQYLVESTFTYPIQINGKHRANIEIALEATQEEVEKIVLADEQVQKFVEGKAPKKFILVKGRIVNIVI; encoded by the coding sequence ATGATATACAATTTCAACGAAATAGAAGATAAAGCTAGACAGATTTGGAACTATGACGATAAAGAAAAATCTGCTTATATGGTAGAAAACAATTTCTCTAAACCTAAATACTATGTGTTAGATATGTTTCCATATCCAAGTGGCGCAGGCTTACACGTTGGTCATCCACTAGGATATATTTTTTCAGATATAGTAGCACGTTACAAACGTATGCAAGGCTTCAATGTTTTGCATCCTATGGGTTTTGATGCATTTGGCTTGCCAGCAGAGCAATATGCCATCCAAACAGGGCAACATCCAGAAATTACAACACAAAAAAATATAGAAACTTATAGAGCACAATTGCGCAAAATTGGTTTCTCATACGATTGGAGCAGAGAAATTTCTACTTGCGAGCCAAGCTACTACAAGCACACACAATGGATTTTCTTACAATTGTATAATTCTATTTATTGCGTTAATAATCAATGTGCCTATTCTATTGATGTATTAATCAAGCATTTTGAGGAACATGGAAATCATAACAATACAGCATATACCAATGTAGATGTTCCAGCATTTACTGCTGATGAATGGAAAAATTATACAGCTTTAGAAAAGCAAAATATACTAATGGACTATCGTTTGGCATATCAAAAAGATTCTTTGGTCAATTGGTGTCCAGCATTAGGTACAGTATTAGCAAATGATGAGATAGTAAATGGCGTATCAGAACGTGGAGGACATCCAGTAGAGAAGAAGAAAATGAGCCAATGGTTTCTAAGAATTACTGCTTATGCAGAAAGATTGTTAGCGGGCTTAGATACTTTAGAGTGGACAGATGCTATGAAAGAAATGCAACGCAATTGGATTGGAAAATCTAAAGGAGCAATGGTGTCTTTCCAATTAGAAAATCATGATGAAACAATTGATGTATTTACAACACGTGTAGATACAATTTTTGGAGTTACGTTTCTAGTAATTGCACCAGAGCATGAGTTAGTTAAAAAAATTACAACTGATGAATACAAAAATCAGATTGAAGAATATATAAAAATTGCTGGAGCAAAATCTGATTTAGAACGCCAAGCAGAAGTAAAAGAAACAAGCGGGCAATTTACAGGTGCTTATGTTTTACATCCATTTACAAATGAAAAAGTGCCAGTTTTTATTGCAGATTATGTGTTGGCTGGTTATGGTACAGGCGCAGTAATGGCAGTACCATCAGGCGACCAACGCGATTGGTTGTTTGCAAAAAAATACAATTTGCCTATTGTTGCTATTTTAGATGCACAAAAAAATATAGAAGAAGAAGCTGATGCAACTAAAGAAGGTGCATACATCAATTCTGATTTTATAAATGGCATGAATTATAATGATGCTACAAATACATTGATTGAAAAATTAGTAGCACAAAAAATAGGTTACGGAAAAATACAATATAGAATGCGCGATGCTGGTTACAGCAGACAACGTTATTGGGGCGAGCCATTTCCAATTTATTATGATGAAAATGGAATAATACATACAGTAGAGAATTTACCTGTTGCATTGCCACAAGTAGAGAGTTATAAACCAACAGGTACTGGCGAAAGTCCATTGGCTACAGCTACAAACTGGGTACATCAATTTGGCGACAATACCAAAATGGAAACCGATACCATGCCAGGATATGCAGGTAGTTCTTGGTATTTTTTACGCTATATGGATCCAAATAATCAAAGTGATGTGGTAGATTTTAAAGTACAAGATTATTGGCAAAATGTAGATTTGTATGTTGGTGGTAGCGAGCATGCAGTTGGTCATTTATTGTATAGTAGATTTTGGCATAAATTCTTAAAAGATATAGGAAAAGTAAGCACTGAAGAACCATTTAAAAAAATGGTAAACCAAGGAATGATTGGTGGTAGAAGTTTATTGACAAAAGTTGGTCAAATAAAAAATGTGAAATTAGCATTACATATTCCAGTAAATATTGCTCCAAATGATAAGCTATCAAAAGATAATTTTGTAAAACTAAAATCAGAAGATAACAGATTTGAAAATATTGCTATCGATGATATTGCTTGGGAAACAGATAAAGACGGAAATCAATTTATAACATTAGATATGCAATTTGAGAAAATGTCTAAAAGATATCTGAATGTTGTAAATCCTGATGATATGGTAGCGCAATATGGCTCAGATACATTTAGAATGTACGAGATGTTTTTAGGACCAATAGATACGGCAAAACCTTGGGATACAAATGGTATTTCTGGCGTAGCAAATTTTTTACGCAAGTTTTGGCGTTTATTTTATGATGATATGGGCAATCAGAAATTTGTAGATACAGCAGCAACGCAAGATGAATTAAAAATACTACATAAATGTATCAAGAAAATTAACCAAGATATAGAACATCTAAGTCTAAATACTTGTATTTCTACATTTATGATTTGTGTAAATGATTTAAGCAAACTAAAAACAGTATCTAAATCTACTTTGCTAGAATTGCTAAAACTTATTTCGCCATTTGCACCACATACAGCAGAAGTTTTATGGAGCAATTGTGGTGCAGCAGGATTTGTAATAGATGCAACATATCCAACTCATGATGAACAATATTTAGTAGAATCTACATTTACATATCCAATTCAAATAAATGGGAAACATCGTGCTAATATTGAAATTGCATTAGAAGCAACACAAGAAGAAGTAGAAAAAATTGTACTAGCAGATGAGCAAGTACAAAAATTTGTGGAAGGCAAAGCACCAAAGAAATTTATTTTAGTAAAAGGTAGAATCGTAAATATTGTTATATAA
- a CDS encoding DinB family protein: MSDILVQKLDEIEKMYNEYLVQTKNLSEEQFNFKPSENSWSLAQVLYHIWFAMDGTYLYINKKLSQNIEYKPSGFVHSIRSFGLNTVLHSSLKLKAPEYIKNNVIKHGTYEQISTLSEKTFQNFRLLLQTFPENLEGKEIFKHPIVGWVNISQALGFLKGHTVHHKMQIEALLKQV; this comes from the coding sequence ATGAGTGATATTTTAGTGCAAAAATTAGATGAAATTGAAAAAATGTATAACGAATATTTAGTGCAAACAAAAAATCTATCAGAAGAACAATTTAATTTTAAACCAAGTGAAAATTCTTGGAGTTTAGCACAAGTGTTATACCATATTTGGTTTGCAATGGATGGTACATATTTATATATTAATAAAAAATTGAGCCAAAATATAGAATACAAACCATCAGGATTTGTACATTCTATTAGAAGTTTTGGATTAAATACGGTTTTACATTCGTCCTTAAAATTAAAAGCACCAGAGTATATCAAAAATAATGTGATTAAACATGGTACATATGAACAAATTTCTACTTTATCAGAAAAAACTTTCCAAAACTTTAGATTATTATTACAAACGTTCCCTGAAAATTTAGAAGGAAAAGAGATTTTTAAACACCCAATTGTAGGTTGGGTAAATATTAGCCAGGCATTAGGATTTTTAAAAGGACATACTGTACATCATAAAATGCAAATAGAAGCGCTACTAAAGCAAGTATAA
- a CDS encoding bifunctional 3-deoxy-7-phosphoheptulonate synthase/chorismate mutase type II: MSDLNIVPLKDWGFNFKKPLIISGPCSCETEEQMMETAKRLADKGVDVLRAGIWKPRTRPGMFEGIGKEGLSWLVNAGKEIGKPVAVEVATAQHVQDCLELGVDILWLGARTTVNPFSVQEVADALKGVDIPVLVKNPINPDLQLWLGSMERVNKVGIKRLGAIHRGFSSYEKSKYRNKPMWELPVELRRLYPDMPIIVDPSHICGGRELIPSVAQKALDLDFDGLMIESHRDPDNAWSDASQQVTPERLGEILTNLVVRHSKLDDYEEDKLDALRAKIDRIDNYLLEIMGERMEIAKAIGEFKRDNGITILQSNRWDEIVNDRISKGAKKELTEDFVKELFEAVHQESIRHQTKVMNNILAE; this comes from the coding sequence ATGAGCGATTTAAATATAGTACCATTAAAAGATTGGGGTTTCAATTTTAAGAAACCTTTGATAATATCAGGACCATGTTCTTGCGAAACAGAAGAGCAAATGATGGAAACGGCAAAACGTTTAGCAGACAAAGGCGTAGATGTACTACGTGCAGGAATTTGGAAGCCACGTACAAGACCAGGCATGTTTGAAGGAATAGGCAAAGAAGGTTTATCTTGGTTAGTAAACGCAGGAAAAGAAATAGGCAAACCAGTTGCAGTAGAAGTAGCAACAGCACAACATGTACAAGATTGTTTAGAGTTGGGTGTAGATATCTTATGGTTAGGTGCACGTACTACAGTAAATCCATTTTCAGTACAAGAAGTAGCAGATGCATTAAAAGGTGTTGATATTCCAGTATTAGTAAAAAATCCAATCAATCCAGATTTACAATTGTGGTTAGGTTCTATGGAGCGTGTAAACAAAGTAGGAATCAAAAGATTAGGTGCTATACACAGAGGATTTTCATCTTACGAAAAATCTAAATATAGAAATAAACCAATGTGGGAACTACCAGTTGAGTTGCGTCGTTTATATCCAGATATGCCAATCATCGTAGATCCATCTCATATTTGTGGAGGAAGAGAGTTGATACCATCAGTAGCACAAAAAGCATTAGACTTAGATTTTGATGGTTTGATGATAGAATCGCACCGTGACCCAGATAATGCTTGGAGTGATGCATCACAACAAGTAACGCCAGAAAGATTAGGCGAAATATTAACTAACTTAGTTGTTCGTCATAGTAAATTAGATGATTACGAAGAAGATAAATTAGATGCATTGCGTGCTAAAATTGATAGAATAGATAATTATCTTTTAGAAATTATGGGCGAGCGTATGGAAATTGCTAAAGCAATAGGCGAGTTCAAAAGAGATAATGGAATTACAATTTTACAATCAAACCGTTGGGACGAAATCGTAAATGATAGAATTAGCAAAGGTGCGAAAAAAGAATTAACAGAAGATTTTGTAAAAGAATTATTTGAAGCAGTACACCAAGAAAGTATCCGTCATCAAACAAAAGTAATGAACAACATCTTAGCTGAATAG
- a CDS encoding MoxR family ATPase, with protein MNQQFTGTDNYIATDELRVAINAAIALEKPLLIKGEPGTGKTLLAFEVAKALNKPIYTWHIKSTTIAQQGLYEYDAVSRLRDAQFGNENVKDIANYIVKGKMWQAFESDEQAVLLIDEIDKADIEFPNDLLLELDKMEFYVYELQKTIQAKTRPIVIITSNNEKELPDAFLRRCFFHFIRFPDRATMIDIINVHFKDLDDELIQAALKLFYELRDIQGLKKKPTTSELIDWIRLLKLGKTEKTDLENIDYINKQPPYFGSLLKNEQDFEHINRVKRANTFRRF; from the coding sequence ATGAATCAACAATTTACTGGAACAGATAATTATATTGCTACTGACGAATTACGTGTAGCCATTAATGCTGCTATTGCATTAGAAAAACCACTTTTGATAAAAGGTGAACCTGGAACTGGCAAAACGCTATTGGCTTTTGAAGTGGCAAAAGCACTCAACAAACCTATTTATACTTGGCATATAAAATCTACAACTATTGCACAACAAGGTTTGTATGAGTATGATGCTGTTTCTCGTTTGCGTGATGCACAGTTTGGCAATGAGAATGTGAAAGACATTGCAAATTACATTGTAAAAGGAAAAATGTGGCAAGCTTTTGAAAGTGATGAGCAAGCTGTTTTGTTGATTGATGAAATAGACAAAGCTGATATTGAATTTCCGAATGACTTGTTGTTGGAATTAGATAAAATGGAATTCTATGTGTATGAATTGCAAAAAACGATACAAGCTAAAACAAGACCAATTGTTATCATTACATCTAACAATGAAAAAGAATTGCCTGATGCATTTTTGAGAAGATGTTTCTTTCACTTTATTCGTTTTCCAGATAGAGCAACCATGATAGACATTATTAATGTGCACTTTAAAGATTTGGATGATGAATTGATACAAGCTGCATTGAAACTTTTTTACGAATTGCGCGACATTCAAGGTTTGAAAAAGAAGCCAACAACAAGTGAATTGATTGATTGGATTCGTTTATTAAAATTGGGCAAAACAGAAAAAACTGATTTGGAAAATATTGATTACATCAATAAACAGCCACCTTATTTTGGTTCTTTATTAAAGAATGAACAAGATTTTGAACATATTAATAGAGTAAAAAGAGCTAATACTTTCAGAAGATTTTAG
- a CDS encoding prephenate dehydrogenase — protein MNVVIFGLGLIGGSVAKDLRQRNFASKLIGVGRSEATNKVALDLGLVDKILPKDEAIKQADLIILTVPVNALVDELKYVLDNIEAHQVVTDMGSTKGIIIDAIKNHPKRKRYVSSHPMAGTENSGPTAAIYNLFDNKVCIICDKENSDADAVQTVEALYQCLKMNIKYMDAYQHDIHAAYVSHISHISSFVLAAAVLEKEVNEKAILEMAGGGFESTVRLAKSSPDMWAPIFMQNKENIIEVMDTYINKMQHFRDLIKKDEYDELKAFMKDANQIKKILK, from the coding sequence ATGAATGTTGTAATTTTTGGATTAGGATTAATAGGTGGTTCAGTAGCCAAAGATTTAAGGCAAAGAAACTTTGCATCAAAATTAATTGGTGTAGGCAGAAGCGAAGCAACCAACAAAGTTGCTTTAGATTTAGGTTTGGTAGATAAAATTCTACCAAAAGATGAAGCCATCAAGCAAGCAGATTTAATAATACTTACAGTACCAGTAAACGCATTGGTGGATGAACTAAAATATGTGTTAGATAATATTGAAGCACATCAAGTAGTAACAGATATGGGTTCTACCAAAGGAATCATTATAGATGCAATAAAAAATCATCCAAAGAGAAAGAGATACGTTTCTTCGCATCCAATGGCAGGAACAGAAAATTCTGGACCAACAGCAGCTATCTATAATTTATTTGATAATAAAGTATGCATTATCTGCGATAAAGAAAATTCTGATGCAGATGCTGTGCAAACAGTAGAAGCATTGTACCAATGCCTAAAAATGAATATCAAATACATGGATGCTTATCAGCACGATATTCACGCAGCTTATGTATCACATATTTCACATATCAGTTCTTTTGTGTTGGCAGCAGCAGTTTTAGAAAAAGAAGTAAATGAAAAGGCTATTTTAGAAATGGCTGGTGGTGGTTTTGAAAGCACCGTGCGTTTAGCCAAAAGTTCGCCAGATATGTGGGCGCCAATTTTTATGCAGAATAAGGAAAACATCATCGAAGTAATGGATACTTATATCAATAAAATGCAACATTTTAGAGATTTAATTAAAAAAGACGAATACGATGAATTGAAAGCTTTCATGAAAGATGCCAATCAAATTAAAAAAATTCTAAAATAA
- a CDS encoding antibiotic biosynthesis monooxygenase produces MILEAILLTIKPNENNAYEENFKQASELIKRAKGYITHELHKCVENENQYILLIKWETYDNHMVDFRNSEDFVEWRRLLHDFYDPKPQVFHYHQVY; encoded by the coding sequence ATGATACTAGAAGCTATACTATTAACTATAAAACCTAATGAAAATAATGCTTACGAAGAAAATTTCAAACAAGCATCTGAACTTATAAAAAGAGCAAAAGGTTACATTACACACGAGTTGCACAAGTGCGTAGAAAACGAAAATCAATATATATTATTGATAAAATGGGAAACTTACGACAATCATATGGTAGATTTTAGAAATTCAGAAGATTTTGTAGAATGGCGTAGATTATTGCATGATTTCTACGATCCTAAGCCTCAAGTTTTTCATTATCACCAAGTTTATTGA
- a CDS encoding enoyl-CoA hydratase/isomerase family protein, with translation MFHYTKDADNIVTITMDMQNRSANVINEEFGKLFTETLSKLEAEKADISGVILTSAKSTFFAGADIDNLYKQTDAKAIFEMCEGLKAQFRRLETLGKPVVVALNGAALGGGLELALACHYRIALNNPKAQFGLPEVGLGLLPGGGGIVRLTRMIGLQPALPLLTEGKRLKVKDALSNGIVNAIAETPEDMITQAKAWIKANPKAINPWDDKAFKFPGGDARNPKVASMIPIVPAMTKKKTHGNYPAVENIINTAVEGSVVDFETASRIESRYFTALATGQISKNMITAFWYNLNAINAGGSRPKGYEKYTTKKVGVLGAGMMGAGIAYVSAMAGMEVVLKDVSIEAAEKGKAYSEGILKKSISKGKMSKEKAEEILARIKATDKPEFDGCDLIIEAVFEDRALKAKVTQEAEAAMLPEGTFASNTSTLPITGLAQASARPKQFIGLHFFSPVDKMPLVEIICGKETDDATLAKAFDYVLQIKKTPIVVNDSRGFYTSRVFSTYVMEGIAMLAEGQNPKAIENAGLKAGMPVGPLALTDEVSLKLMDHIRKQTVKDLEAEGKTAPNHPGLEVVEKMLAAGRFGKAAGAGFYEYPQGGAKHLWEKLTELFPQKAELIQEEMVDRLLMVQALDTVRCVEEGVLRSVADANIGSIFGWGFSPFNGGTLQYINGHGLDKFIAKAEQFEAKYGERFAVPQLLRDKAAKGEQFVD, from the coding sequence ATGTTCCACTACACAAAAGACGCAGACAATATTGTAACTATTACAATGGATATGCAAAACAGAAGTGCAAATGTCATCAATGAAGAATTTGGCAAGCTGTTTACAGAAACACTTAGCAAATTAGAAGCAGAAAAAGCTGATATTTCAGGCGTTATTCTTACTTCAGCAAAATCTACATTCTTTGCAGGAGCAGATATTGATAATTTATACAAACAAACAGATGCAAAAGCAATCTTTGAGATGTGCGAAGGCTTAAAAGCTCAGTTTAGAAGATTAGAAACGCTTGGTAAACCAGTTGTTGTAGCATTAAATGGTGCAGCACTTGGTGGCGGACTAGAATTAGCTTTGGCTTGTCATTATAGAATTGCACTAAATAATCCAAAAGCACAATTTGGTTTGCCAGAAGTTGGCTTAGGATTGTTGCCAGGTGGTGGTGGTATTGTTCGCCTTACACGTATGATAGGGTTGCAACCAGCATTACCTTTACTTACAGAAGGAAAAAGATTAAAAGTAAAAGACGCATTATCTAATGGTATTGTAAATGCCATTGCAGAAACACCAGAAGATATGATAACTCAAGCAAAAGCTTGGATTAAAGCAAATCCAAAAGCAATAAATCCATGGGATGATAAAGCATTTAAGTTTCCAGGTGGCGATGCACGCAATCCAAAAGTAGCAAGCATGATTCCAATTGTGCCAGCAATGACTAAAAAGAAAACTCATGGTAATTATCCTGCAGTAGAAAATATTATAAATACAGCAGTAGAAGGTTCAGTAGTAGATTTTGAAACAGCATCAAGAATTGAGTCAAGATATTTTACAGCTTTAGCAACTGGACAAATTTCTAAAAATATGATTACTGCATTTTGGTACAATCTAAATGCAATCAATGCAGGTGGTTCTCGTCCAAAAGGATATGAGAAATATACAACAAAGAAAGTTGGAGTTTTAGGAGCAGGTATGATGGGCGCAGGTATTGCATACGTTTCTGCAATGGCAGGTATGGAAGTTGTATTGAAAGATGTTTCTATAGAAGCAGCAGAAAAAGGCAAAGCTTATTCAGAAGGAATATTAAAGAAAAGCATTTCTAAAGGCAAAATGTCTAAAGAAAAAGCTGAAGAAATCTTAGCAAGAATAAAAGCAACAGACAAACCAGAATTTGATGGTTGCGATTTAATTATAGAAGCAGTATTTGAAGATAGAGCATTAAAAGCAAAAGTAACACAAGAAGCAGAAGCAGCAATGTTGCCAGAAGGTACTTTTGCATCCAATACATCTACACTACCAATTACAGGATTGGCACAAGCATCAGCAAGACCAAAACAATTTATAGGCTTGCATTTCTTTTCGCCAGTAGATAAAATGCCTTTGGTAGAAATTATATGTGGCAAAGAAACAGATGATGCTACTTTAGCAAAAGCATTTGACTATGTATTGCAAATTAAAAAAACACCTATTGTTGTAAATGATAGCAGAGGTTTCTATACATCAAGAGTGTTTTCTACCTATGTAATGGAAGGTATTGCGATGCTTGCAGAAGGACAAAACCCAAAAGCTATAGAAAATGCAGGACTGAAAGCAGGTATGCCAGTAGGACCATTAGCACTAACTGACGAAGTAAGCTTAAAACTAATGGATCACATACGCAAACAAACAGTAAAAGATTTAGAAGCAGAAGGCAAAACCGCACCAAATCATCCAGGATTGGAAGTTGTAGAAAAGATGTTAGCAGCAGGCAGATTTGGCAAAGCAGCAGGCGCAGGATTTTATGAATACCCACAAGGTGGCGCAAAACATCTATGGGAAAAATTAACAGAATTATTTCCTCAAAAAGCTGAGCTGATACAAGAAGAAATGGTAGATAGATTGCTAATGGTACAAGCATTAGATACAGTACGTTGTGTAGAAGAAGGCGTATTGCGTTCTGTGGCAGATGCCAATATTGGTTCTATATTTGGTTGGGGCTTTTCTCCATTTAATGGTGGTACACTACAATACATTAATGGACATGGTTTAGACAAATTTATTGCTAAAGCAGAACAATTTGAGGCAAAATATGGTGAGCGCTTTGCAGTGCCACAATTGCTAAGAGATAAAGCAGCTAAAGGTGAACAGTTTGTAGACTAA
- a CDS encoding VWA domain-containing protein, giving the protein MFLDFFLLLKEEGLPVSITEYLHLLEALHKKVINYSVDDFYYLSKTTLVKNEQFLDRYDILFAQFFNGIQAEDIQVNKIDEDWIKSEMNRLFSEEEKALIEKMGGLDKLMERFKELLEKQKERHQGGNTWIGTGGTSPFGNSGYNPEGMRIGGSGGNRSAIKVWEKRDFQNYAADVELNTRNIKMALRRLRVLTREGIEDELNLSATIENTCKNAGYLDIEMQASKKNRVKVLLFFDVGGSMDPYVEICEQLFSAAHSEFKHLEFFYFHNCIYESVWKNNELRHQDRIPTFEILHKYNSDYRIIFVGDATMSPYEITAQGGSVEHYNDESGAAWLSRFVEKYKNIVWLNPSNEYYWDGIPSLQIIKQIFKDRMYSLTLDGIGSAMKTLKKNKRAV; this is encoded by the coding sequence ATGTTTTTAGATTTTTTTCTATTATTAAAAGAAGAAGGATTGCCTGTAAGCATTACTGAATACTTACATCTATTAGAAGCCTTACATAAAAAAGTTATCAATTATAGTGTTGATGATTTTTATTATTTATCTAAAACAACACTTGTAAAGAATGAACAGTTTTTAGATAGATATGATATTTTGTTTGCTCAATTTTTTAATGGTATACAAGCTGAAGATATACAAGTAAATAAGATTGATGAAGATTGGATAAAGAGCGAAATGAACAGACTCTTTTCTGAAGAAGAAAAAGCATTGATTGAAAAAATGGGTGGCTTGGATAAATTGATGGAAAGATTTAAAGAATTACTAGAAAAACAAAAAGAAAGACATCAAGGTGGCAATACATGGATAGGTACTGGTGGCACATCGCCTTTTGGCAATAGTGGATACAACCCAGAAGGCATGAGAATTGGTGGTTCTGGTGGTAATAGAAGTGCTATTAAAGTTTGGGAAAAAAGAGATTTTCAAAACTATGCTGCAGATGTTGAACTCAATACACGTAATATAAAAATGGCTTTGCGTAGGCTTAGAGTATTAACACGTGAAGGCATAGAAGATGAATTAAATTTATCTGCAACCATTGAGAATACTTGCAAGAATGCTGGCTATCTTGATATAGAAATGCAAGCATCTAAAAAGAATAGAGTAAAGGTATTATTGTTTTTTGATGTTGGTGGCTCGATGGATCCATATGTAGAAATTTGCGAACAGTTATTTTCTGCAGCACATTCTGAATTTAAACATCTTGAGTTTTTTTATTTTCACAATTGCATTTACGAAAGTGTATGGAAAAACAATGAATTAAGACATCAAGATAGAATACCTACTTTTGAAATTTTGCATAAATACAATTCTGATTATAGAATTATTTTTGTTGGAGATGCAACGATGTCGCCATATGAAATAACAGCACAAGGCGGAAGTGTAGAACACTATAATGATGAAAGTGGTGCGGCGTGGCTCAGTAGATTTGTAGAAAAATACAAAAACATAGTTTGGCTAAATCCATCAAATGAATATTATTGGGATGGCATTCCTTCTTTGCAAATTATTAAGCAAATATTTAAAGACAGAATGTATAGTTTGACTTTAGATGGCATTGGCTCTGCGATGAAAACACTCAAAAAAAACAAAAGAGCTGTTTAA
- a CDS encoding lipase family protein — translation MIKNIQIHILFLFVFAYLSAFAQTNCFSYFNTNNAQQNDTIAYLLMDCNYYIFPDLIGVKKYKDDSAFQAMFSNKYSEYGMQQFSFINNYSTSTNLIVMSNHNTIIIIFRGSETKGGFKNTKRDWLRTDAKCKMYKVDTFNNSYVHKGFWNSYTSIEDTLVKTLYLHQHESKKIFITGHSLGGALSVLAAANLYQHNIKPFGVYLFANPRVGTTYFADFYNTLNIPTFRYVNENDLVPMLPPTNAFRRIYCPEPKNDCGKYQHVGNIYNISKDTIVANDNEMKVPNKTYKMGKIRRHIVGEYCRKIYQIYFPNDTIGLLPKPPTKKKKD, via the coding sequence ATGATAAAAAACATACAAATTCATATACTCTTTTTATTTGTTTTTGCATACTTATCTGCTTTTGCTCAAACAAATTGCTTTAGCTATTTTAATACTAATAATGCACAACAAAACGACACTATTGCTTATCTACTAATGGATTGCAATTATTATATTTTTCCAGACTTAATTGGTGTAAAAAAATACAAAGATGATTCGGCTTTTCAAGCAATGTTTAGCAATAAATATTCAGAATATGGCATGCAACAATTCTCATTTATAAATAACTACAGTACAAGTACTAATTTAATAGTAATGAGTAATCACAATACTATTATAATTATTTTTAGAGGATCAGAAACCAAAGGTGGATTCAAAAATACGAAGAGAGATTGGTTACGAACTGATGCTAAATGCAAAATGTATAAAGTAGATACTTTTAATAATAGTTATGTACACAAAGGCTTTTGGAATTCGTACACAAGTATAGAAGATACTTTGGTAAAGACGCTCTATCTGCATCAACATGAAAGTAAAAAAATATTCATTACAGGACACAGTCTTGGTGGTGCCTTATCTGTGTTAGCAGCAGCCAATTTATATCAACATAATATTAAACCTTTTGGTGTTTATTTATTTGCCAACCCAAGAGTAGGTACAACGTATTTTGCAGATTTTTATAACACATTAAATATTCCAACTTTTAGATATGTAAATGAGAATGATTTGGTTCCAATGCTTCCACCAACTAATGCTTTTCGAAGAATATATTGTCCAGAACCGAAAAATGATTGTGGTAAGTATCAGCATGTAGGAAATATCTACAATATTAGTAAAGATACTATTGTTGCAAATGATAATGAAATGAAGGTGCCAAACAAAACTTATAAAATGGGTAAAATAAGACGCCATATTGTAGGCGAATATTGCAGAAAAATTTATCAAATATATTTTCCAAATGATACGATAGGTTTGCTACCCAAACCACCAACAAAAAAGAAAAAGGATTGA